Proteins from a genomic interval of Stomatohabitans albus:
- the recN gene encoding DNA repair protein RecN: MMPDNQHHPVLRDVVIEGLGLIDLAELTFQPGLNVLTGETGAGKTLVVTALQLLSGKRADKHSVQAGASRAVVQGAISPPPVQAAEWVHDEDEDLLIVREIAGIEGGRNRVRIQGRMAPVTQLETILSKVIELHGQHESLMMADADVQRSLLDRFDHATIAPLMEEWQGVWSQWRQARKLAHDARTNAAAHAREAAQLHREVDAIEAVNPYPGEEDDLKAQVLRIQHGEALANAYHSGVETLQGEGGVQDSLGAVITQFEQVAAMDPAIGIWTTRLNAISTDLNDVVSEIASQANQIETDASAFDTAMQRMAELKQLFRLYGATSTDVLAHADAARQRLMQIDGGEERLDELDEHVKTLRTDLNTIGERLHTARVHAATTLAAVVEDELADLAMGAATVHIHVEAGKPGPYGMDTVQFLITTNPGQPPVTLDKAASGGERSRIALALKVALADADHVPIMVFDEVDAGIGGQTAVMVGEKLQRLATTKQVLCVTHLAQIAAHADAHFLITKIQGKTTTTTTVNALDAQGREDEIARMLSGSPDEPVAKAHAKQLLTESARSTSLH, from the coding sequence ATGATGCCTGATAACCAACACCACCCAGTCCTTCGAGATGTGGTGATTGAAGGGTTGGGGCTCATTGATTTGGCTGAACTCACTTTTCAGCCAGGACTTAACGTATTGACAGGAGAAACGGGGGCAGGCAAAACGCTTGTGGTGACTGCGCTCCAACTCCTTTCGGGGAAACGAGCAGACAAACACAGCGTGCAAGCGGGTGCGAGTCGTGCCGTTGTACAAGGTGCCATTAGTCCACCACCAGTACAAGCGGCTGAATGGGTACACGACGAAGACGAAGACTTGCTTATTGTTCGTGAAATTGCAGGCATTGAGGGTGGCCGCAACCGTGTACGTATCCAGGGACGGATGGCCCCCGTTACCCAATTAGAGACGATACTCAGCAAGGTCATTGAATTACACGGTCAACATGAAAGCCTGATGATGGCTGACGCTGATGTCCAACGCAGCCTATTGGATCGGTTTGATCATGCCACCATTGCTCCGCTTATGGAGGAATGGCAAGGGGTATGGTCCCAATGGCGTCAGGCGAGAAAGCTGGCTCATGATGCAAGAACCAATGCAGCTGCTCACGCGCGAGAAGCAGCGCAGCTTCATCGTGAAGTCGATGCTATCGAAGCGGTCAACCCGTACCCGGGTGAGGAAGATGACCTCAAAGCCCAGGTTTTACGTATCCAACATGGAGAAGCCCTAGCAAATGCCTACCACAGCGGTGTAGAAACCCTCCAAGGTGAAGGAGGGGTGCAAGACAGCTTAGGGGCAGTCATCACGCAATTTGAACAGGTCGCTGCAATGGACCCCGCTATTGGCATATGGACCACACGATTGAATGCAATCAGTACTGACTTAAACGATGTGGTATCAGAGATTGCAAGCCAAGCTAACCAGATTGAAACAGATGCATCTGCATTCGATACGGCCATGCAGCGTATGGCTGAGTTGAAGCAGCTCTTTCGGCTCTATGGTGCAACCAGTACTGATGTCCTTGCCCACGCTGACGCAGCCAGACAGCGGCTTATGCAAATTGATGGCGGTGAGGAACGACTTGATGAGCTTGATGAACACGTGAAGACGCTACGAACCGACCTGAACACGATCGGGGAGCGTCTCCACACCGCACGGGTCCATGCTGCAACAACCTTGGCTGCCGTGGTTGAAGATGAGCTAGCAGACCTTGCGATGGGTGCCGCAACCGTTCACATTCATGTTGAAGCGGGTAAACCAGGACCCTATGGCATGGATACGGTGCAATTTCTCATCACAACCAACCCCGGACAACCACCAGTTACCCTTGATAAAGCAGCATCAGGTGGAGAACGAAGCCGAATAGCTCTTGCCCTTAAAGTGGCGTTGGCCGATGCTGACCATGTGCCCATTATGGTGTTTGATGAGGTTGATGCGGGTATTGGTGGGCAAACCGCCGTGATGGTTGGTGAGAAGTTACAACGACTTGCGACAACAAAACAGGTGCTTTGTGTAACCCATTTAGCACAAATAGCAGCCCATGCCGATGCTCATTTCCTCATCACTAAAATCCAAGGAAAAACAACAACTACCACAACAGTCAACGCCCTTGACGCCCAAGGGCGTGAAGATGAAATTGCGAGAATGTTGAGTGGTTCACCTGATGAACCTGTCGCTAAGGCACATGCCAAACAACTCTTGACTGAATCAGCACGATCTACCTCTCTACACTGA
- a CDS encoding TlyA family RNA methyltransferase, whose protein sequence is MARQRLDVALVQRKLATSRAKAQELIDGGYVRVFGLIAPKPSSMVDEGQPIHVQEPGQQWVTRGGRKLEGALADLHIDPSGLRVLDAGCAHGGFTDVLLTQGASHVYAVDVAYGQFDWRLRTDDRVSVFERTNIRHLQPGDLPDSVDFVVADLSFISLTKVLDGLLAPCTPDAMLLPMVKPQFEVGKSRVGKGGVVRNPDDWADALAGVIDAAHTRNCDVVGIVPSRTPGPRGNIEFFVHLQRGRARTNVHLGYIEQAIEAAQELANGQPNDA, encoded by the coding sequence GTGGCACGTCAACGGCTTGACGTTGCGCTTGTCCAGCGCAAACTCGCCACAAGTCGGGCCAAAGCACAAGAACTCATTGATGGTGGGTACGTGCGTGTTTTCGGTCTCATTGCACCCAAGCCGTCATCAATGGTCGACGAAGGCCAGCCCATTCATGTGCAAGAACCTGGCCAGCAATGGGTCACTCGAGGCGGTCGTAAACTCGAAGGCGCGTTAGCTGACCTCCATATTGACCCATCAGGACTACGCGTTCTTGATGCCGGATGCGCCCACGGCGGGTTCACTGATGTCCTGCTTACTCAAGGTGCTTCACATGTATATGCCGTTGATGTTGCCTACGGTCAGTTTGATTGGCGACTTCGAACAGATGACCGGGTGAGCGTATTTGAACGAACCAATATCCGCCATCTTCAACCGGGTGACCTACCCGATAGCGTTGATTTTGTTGTGGCTGACCTCTCATTTATCAGCCTGACAAAGGTGTTAGATGGACTACTCGCACCCTGTACCCCTGATGCCATGTTGCTGCCCATGGTCAAACCTCAATTTGAGGTCGGAAAGTCGCGTGTGGGCAAAGGTGGTGTTGTCCGTAATCCAGATGATTGGGCTGATGCACTGGCTGGCGTTATTGATGCCGCACATACGCGCAACTGTGATGTGGTTGGTATCGTGCCTAGTCGTACACCAGGTCCACGTGGAAATATTGAGTTCTTTGTTCACCTCCAACGAGGTAGAGCACGAACAAATGTTCATTTAGGCTATATTGAACAAGCAATTGAAGCGGCACAGGAGTTAGCCAATGGTCAGCCCAATGATGCCTGA